The following are encoded in a window of Paenibacillus polymyxa genomic DNA:
- the rnmV gene encoding ribonuclease M5 → MIKEVIVVEGRDDTVAIRRAVEADTIETGGSAINKMTLRKIALAQERRGVIILTDPDHAGERIRKIIASKVPGCKQAFIPEAEATRKGDIGVENASPEAIRHALARVHTTVEGADPLIEWADLIDAGLITHPNAAARRMALGNVLGIGYCNGKQLHKRLSVFQISREEFAGALAQIESEGL, encoded by the coding sequence ATGATCAAGGAAGTGATCGTGGTAGAGGGCCGGGATGATACGGTGGCCATTCGCCGCGCTGTTGAAGCGGATACGATAGAAACTGGCGGCTCCGCCATTAATAAAATGACGCTGCGTAAAATTGCATTGGCGCAGGAGCGGCGGGGGGTCATTATTTTAACCGATCCCGATCATGCAGGGGAGCGCATCCGTAAGATTATCGCTTCCAAGGTACCCGGCTGCAAGCAGGCCTTTATACCCGAGGCAGAAGCGACGCGTAAAGGAGATATTGGCGTGGAGAATGCCTCACCAGAAGCGATCAGACACGCTCTTGCACGGGTCCATACGACAGTGGAAGGCGCCGACCCGCTGATTGAGTGGGCGGACCTGATTGATGCTGGACTCATCACCCATCCCAATGCTGCTGCACGCCGTATGGCCTTAGGGAATGTGCTGGGTATTGGTTATTGTAACGGAAAGCAGCTACATAAACGGCTGTCTGTATTTCAGATCAGCCGCGAGGAGTTTGCCGGGGCGCTGGCACAAATTGAAAGTGAAGGATTGTGA
- a CDS encoding 3D domain-containing protein: MGIFQKKDTHESRSSSMSYVLRWKQENVRQAALVAIFLIALTIMISILMYTQSKKQVFFVIDGKASAVETRESKLQDLLSEHSISLQPHDTVSMPLNGAIQDGDRVVIKRANQVKVSSGNETKKLYTTENTVEGAIRTSGYKLSSTDKVYPALDASVSSNMDIKIVRVKKQQVEQKKQVPYQVIKTADPSLYKGDNRVIQSGKSGVVVQHVQKVYHDGKLVSKQLVNKEVAQNRVDKVIAVGTKKKPVVLAASVGPNDAVKATTVSSGSAVRKAGVNFKYSKVLQNVSMTAYSSQEPGIGTRTASGARVTEGRTIAVDPSIIPIGWWVYIEGVGFRRAEDTGGAIKGHKIDVYYESLSRANQFGRKHGKTVYVIGPVKPEIN, from the coding sequence ATGGGCATTTTCCAGAAAAAGGATACCCATGAGTCACGCTCATCCAGCATGTCTTACGTATTGCGTTGGAAGCAAGAGAATGTGCGCCAGGCTGCTTTGGTTGCTATTTTTCTAATCGCGCTAACGATTATGATTTCAATTCTGATGTACACGCAATCTAAAAAACAAGTCTTTTTTGTCATCGATGGCAAGGCGTCTGCGGTAGAAACCCGGGAATCCAAGCTTCAAGATTTGCTGAGCGAGCATTCCATTTCACTTCAGCCGCATGATACAGTTTCCATGCCGCTAAATGGAGCAATACAGGATGGCGATCGCGTAGTCATTAAACGTGCCAATCAGGTTAAAGTATCTTCAGGCAATGAGACGAAAAAGTTGTACACAACAGAAAATACAGTAGAAGGTGCCATTCGTACCTCGGGCTATAAATTATCATCAACGGATAAAGTTTATCCTGCGTTGGATGCCTCTGTTTCGTCTAACATGGACATAAAAATCGTCCGTGTGAAGAAACAGCAGGTCGAACAGAAAAAACAGGTGCCTTATCAGGTCATCAAAACGGCCGATCCGAGTCTTTATAAAGGCGATAATCGGGTCATTCAAAGCGGCAAATCGGGTGTGGTCGTCCAGCACGTTCAAAAGGTATATCATGATGGAAAGTTGGTATCCAAACAGCTGGTTAACAAGGAAGTTGCACAGAACCGTGTGGATAAGGTCATTGCGGTAGGAACGAAGAAAAAACCGGTCGTTCTTGCTGCTTCCGTCGGTCCCAATGATGCGGTTAAGGCAACGACGGTTAGTTCGGGCAGTGCTGTCCGTAAAGCAGGCGTAAATTTTAAATATAGCAAAGTTTTACAAAACGTCTCCATGACGGCGTATTCCTCACAGGAGCCAGGTATCGGTACACGTACTGCATCCGGCGCACGTGTCACGGAAGGACGCACCATCGCGGTCGATCCGAGTATAATTCCAATCGGCTGGTGGGTGTATATCGAAGGGGTGGGCTTCCGTCGTGCGGAGGATACCGGTGGCGCGATTAAAGGCCACAAAATCGATGTGTATTATGAGAGTTTGAGCCGAGCCAACCAATTTGGTCGTAAGCACGGTAAAACCGTATATGTTATCGGACCGGTAAAGCCTGAAATCAACTAA